A portion of the Marinobacter alexandrii genome contains these proteins:
- a CDS encoding ribose-phosphate pyrophosphokinase: protein MSSVKIFSGSATTDLANAIADNYGKPLGKSEKQTFSDGEMGVYFTESVRGSDVFLIQSTVPPADNIWELLLMIDAARRASAKYVTVVVPYFGYARQDRKDKPRVSIAAKLAANVLTSAGADRIMTCDLHAGQIQGFFDIPVDHLNGSAIFVPYLKNLKLDNMIIASPDVGGTARARNYAKLFEVDMVICDKHRKRANEVASMQVIGDVEGKDVVLVDDMVDTAGTISKAGTLLKEKGANSVRAVATHGVLSGNAYKNIEESALEELIITDTIPQKESSSKIKVLTVADLFAKAIRKIHDHESISSLFIK, encoded by the coding sequence ATGTCATCAGTAAAGATATTTTCCGGATCAGCGACTACCGACTTAGCAAATGCAATTGCTGATAATTACGGGAAACCGCTAGGAAAAAGTGAAAAGCAAACTTTTAGTGATGGCGAAATGGGTGTTTATTTCACCGAATCAGTCCGAGGATCTGATGTTTTCCTTATCCAATCAACCGTTCCACCTGCTGATAATATCTGGGAGCTTCTATTGATGATTGATGCTGCTCGAAGAGCAAGTGCAAAATACGTAACTGTTGTCGTTCCTTATTTTGGGTATGCACGTCAGGATAGAAAAGATAAACCGAGAGTTTCCATTGCAGCAAAACTTGCAGCAAATGTATTGACCTCAGCAGGCGCTGACCGTATCATGACTTGCGATTTACATGCCGGTCAAATTCAAGGCTTTTTTGACATTCCTGTTGATCACTTGAATGGTTCCGCGATTTTTGTGCCTTATCTAAAAAATTTAAAGTTGGATAACATGATCATTGCTTCTCCGGATGTTGGTGGTACGGCTAGAGCACGTAATTATGCCAAGCTCTTTGAAGTGGACATGGTTATTTGCGATAAACATAGGAAGAGAGCTAATGAGGTTGCATCCATGCAAGTTATTGGAGATGTAGAAGGAAAAGATGTTGTTCTTGTGGATGACATGGTCGACACTGCAGGTACAATCAGTAAAGCTGGAACACTTCTAAAAGAAAAAGGAGCTAATTCTGTGAGAGCAGTTGCAACGCATGGTGTCTTATCAGGCAATGCATACAAAAACATCGAAGAATCCGCATTGGAAGAATTGATCATTACTGATACAATTCCACAAAAGGAAAGTTCTTCTAAAATCAAAGTATTGACAGTGGCTGATCTTTTTGCGAAAGCAATTAGAAAAATTCACGATCATGAGTCAATCAGTTCATTATTCATTAAGTAA
- the purL gene encoding phosphoribosylformylglycinamidine synthase → MIQFFQNSEDAIIAVGVSIQLSSDQITKLEWLFSGAKPVSAESINEKFIGPRKEMISPWSTNATDIAHNAGISTISRIETYVTEASAGAFDPMLQQVYEGLDQSIFTLDREAEPIEYINDIDSYNEKEGLALSQDEINYLEEVSKEIERPLTDSEVFGFSQINSEHCRHKIFNGTFIIDGEEQKLSLFQWIKKTSKENPNYLVSAYKDNVAFIQGPKAEQFAPHSQDKPDWFDTNEFESVISLKAETHNFPTTVEPFNGAATGSGGEIRDRMAGGQGSIPLAGTAVYMTSYSRLQENKQWEKPARKWLYQTPREILTKASNGASDYGNKFGQPLICGSVLTFEHEEGGKKYGYDKVIMQAGGIGYAKKKDAQKKEVNAGEKIVVMGGDNYRIGMGGSAVSSVDTGAFNQSLELNAVQRSNPEMQKRVANAVRAMVELENNTITSIHDHGAGGHLNCLSELVEETGGVIDLDKLPVGDETLSAKEVLGNESQERMGLVIKEQDAAYLKRVSERERAPYYEVGEAGSNNELIFKNKGEASPFDLKLHHLFGSSPKTILEDKTQASSFEEINYSESKIEEYLEAVLQLEAVACKDWLTNKVDRCVTGRVATQQTCGELQLPLNNVAVMAMDFKSNKGIATSIGHSPVPGLINPAAGSRLSITESLSNLIWTPLTHGLKGVSLSANWMWPAKNEGENARLYEGVKAISDFACELGINVPTGKDSMSMTQKYPDGEKVFAPGTVIISSVAEVSDINQTVSPVIDYKETGSSLIYIDFSGGDFALGGSSFSQTQSKIGTKTPEAHSKVVATAFEAVQELVKEGLILAGHDVSAGGLITAMLEMNFANTKGGLNIDLSGLNETDTIKVLFSERPALLIQVSSEKAIDLLNESGVGFKEIGTITDSRNVEVKNESFAHSFDIEEARKAWFKTSALLDLKQTETSVSKARTENRFSQPLSYSLPKRFDGKASSYNLDFNRKKKSGVKAAIIREQGVNSDREMAYALWLAGFDVKDVHMTDLITGREDLSEINMIVFVGGFSNSDVLGSAKGWAGSFLFNEKAKSALDAFYARKDTLSLGVCNGCQLMMELGLIYPEMGENHPKMEHNISGKFECGFIGVDIEDNNSIMLQSMIGSKLGIWLAHGEGQFQLSSNQSSYKIPVKYSYSEVPGNPNGSSFNAAALCSEDGRHLAIMPHLERSLFPWNWSYKQGIEGADVSPWMEPFTNAFNWVKDRL, encoded by the coding sequence ATGATTCAATTCTTTCAAAACTCTGAAGACGCTATTATCGCTGTAGGCGTCTCTATCCAACTCTCATCAGATCAAATCACCAAGCTTGAATGGCTATTTTCAGGAGCGAAACCTGTAAGTGCAGAAAGTATCAATGAGAAATTTATTGGTCCAAGAAAAGAGATGATATCTCCATGGAGTACCAATGCAACTGACATTGCTCACAATGCAGGAATTAGCACCATTTCTAGGATTGAAACCTATGTAACAGAAGCTTCAGCTGGTGCATTCGACCCCATGTTGCAACAAGTATATGAAGGTTTGGATCAGTCTATATTTACACTTGACCGAGAAGCAGAACCTATCGAATATATCAATGATATTGACTCCTACAATGAAAAAGAAGGACTTGCCCTCAGTCAAGATGAAATTAATTATTTAGAGGAGGTATCAAAAGAGATTGAAAGGCCTCTTACAGACTCTGAAGTTTTTGGATTCTCGCAAATCAATTCTGAGCATTGTAGACATAAGATTTTCAATGGCACCTTTATCATCGACGGAGAAGAACAGAAATTATCTCTATTTCAATGGATTAAGAAAACTTCCAAGGAAAATCCCAATTATCTAGTATCAGCATACAAAGACAATGTAGCATTCATTCAAGGGCCTAAGGCTGAACAATTTGCTCCTCATTCTCAAGACAAACCTGACTGGTTTGATACCAATGAATTTGAATCTGTAATCTCGTTAAAAGCAGAGACACACAACTTCCCTACGACAGTAGAGCCTTTCAATGGAGCAGCGACTGGATCAGGGGGTGAAATTAGAGATAGAATGGCTGGTGGTCAAGGTAGTATTCCTCTTGCAGGAACGGCTGTTTACATGACTTCTTATTCCAGATTACAAGAAAATAAACAGTGGGAAAAACCAGCTAGAAAATGGCTTTATCAAACTCCACGAGAGATTCTAACCAAAGCGTCCAATGGAGCAAGCGACTATGGAAATAAGTTTGGTCAACCACTCATTTGTGGAAGTGTTTTAACTTTTGAGCACGAAGAAGGAGGTAAAAAATATGGTTATGATAAGGTAATCATGCAAGCTGGCGGAATAGGTTATGCGAAGAAAAAAGATGCTCAGAAAAAGGAAGTAAATGCTGGCGAAAAAATAGTGGTAATGGGTGGCGATAATTACCGCATTGGCATGGGAGGTAGTGCTGTTTCTTCTGTGGATACTGGAGCTTTCAATCAGTCACTTGAATTGAATGCTGTTCAGCGATCTAACCCTGAAATGCAAAAGCGTGTTGCAAATGCCGTCAGAGCGATGGTAGAATTGGAGAATAATACAATCACATCTATCCATGATCATGGAGCTGGAGGTCATCTAAATTGTTTATCTGAACTTGTAGAAGAAACGGGAGGCGTTATTGATTTAGACAAGCTACCTGTAGGCGATGAAACTCTTTCAGCTAAAGAAGTTCTCGGGAATGAATCTCAAGAGCGAATGGGCTTGGTCATAAAGGAACAAGACGCAGCTTATTTGAAACGTGTATCAGAGCGTGAAAGAGCACCATACTATGAAGTTGGAGAAGCTGGTTCCAACAACGAATTGATTTTCAAAAATAAGGGAGAAGCTTCCCCATTTGATTTAAAACTCCACCACCTTTTTGGATCTTCTCCTAAAACTATCTTAGAAGACAAAACTCAAGCTTCCAGTTTTGAGGAGATCAATTACTCTGAAAGTAAAATTGAAGAATACCTAGAAGCTGTTCTTCAATTAGAGGCTGTGGCTTGCAAAGATTGGTTAACAAATAAAGTAGATCGCTGTGTAACAGGTAGAGTAGCTACACAACAGACTTGCGGTGAATTACAACTACCCTTGAATAATGTGGCGGTGATGGCTATGGACTTTAAGTCTAATAAAGGAATAGCTACTTCAATAGGACATTCGCCAGTTCCAGGTTTAATTAATCCGGCAGCTGGCTCCAGACTCTCCATTACCGAATCGTTATCCAATCTTATATGGACTCCACTCACCCATGGGTTGAAAGGCGTATCACTAAGTGCGAATTGGATGTGGCCAGCAAAAAACGAAGGAGAAAATGCACGTTTGTATGAAGGCGTAAAAGCCATTAGTGATTTTGCTTGTGAGTTAGGTATCAATGTACCAACAGGAAAAGACTCTATGTCGATGACTCAAAAGTATCCTGATGGGGAAAAAGTATTTGCACCTGGCACAGTCATCATTAGTTCCGTTGCGGAGGTTTCAGATATCAATCAGACAGTAAGTCCAGTTATTGATTATAAAGAAACGGGATCTTCACTCATTTATATTGATTTCTCTGGAGGTGATTTTGCATTAGGTGGATCTTCATTCTCGCAGACTCAATCCAAGATTGGCACAAAAACACCTGAAGCTCATTCAAAAGTGGTCGCTACTGCGTTTGAGGCTGTACAAGAATTGGTGAAAGAAGGATTGATATTGGCAGGACATGATGTATCTGCTGGAGGTTTAATCACGGCGATGCTTGAAATGAATTTTGCAAACACGAAAGGTGGTTTAAATATCGACCTGAGCGGATTAAACGAAACAGATACGATCAAAGTCCTTTTCTCGGAAAGGCCAGCATTGCTTATTCAAGTGTCTAGTGAAAAAGCTATTGATCTCCTTAACGAAAGTGGAGTCGGTTTTAAAGAAATTGGAACGATAACGGATAGTAGAAATGTAGAGGTGAAGAATGAAAGTTTCGCACATTCATTTGATATCGAAGAAGCTCGCAAAGCTTGGTTCAAGACTTCCGCTTTGTTGGACCTGAAGCAAACAGAAACATCCGTATCAAAAGCTCGAACCGAGAATAGATTTAGTCAACCTCTCTCCTATTCACTTCCAAAACGATTTGATGGAAAAGCTTCTTCTTACAATCTTGATTTCAATCGAAAGAAGAAATCAGGTGTTAAGGCAGCTATTATCCGTGAACAAGGAGTAAACAGTGATCGCGAGATGGCTTATGCGCTTTGGTTGGCTGGTTTTGACGTCAAAGATGTACACATGACAGACCTCATTACAGGACGTGAGGACCTTAGTGAGATCAACATGATCGTATTTGTAGGAGGATTCTCAAACTCAGATGTATTGGGATCCGCAAAAGGATGGGCTGGATCTTTTCTATTCAATGAGAAGGCAAAATCAGCCTTAGATGCTTTTTATGCTAGAAAAGACACATTAAGTCTGGGAGTATGCAACGGGTGTCAATTGATGATGGAACTAGGATTGATCTACCCCGAAATGGGTGAGAATCACCCGAAAATGGAACATAACATTTCCGGTAAGTTTGAATGCGGATTTATTGGTGTAGACATTGAAGACAACAATTCCATTATGTTACAATCGATGATTGGCAGCAAATTAGGAATCTGGCTTGCGCACGGTGAAGGTCAATTTCAACTTAGTTCTAACCAATCATCATATAAAATCCCGGTGAAATATTCCTATTCCGAGGTTCCAGGCAATCCAAACGGCAGTTCCTTCAATGCTGCGGCCCTTTGTTCCGAAGATGGTCGTCACTTAGCAATCATGCCACATTTAGAGAGATCGCTTTTTCCATGGAATTGGTCGTACAAGCAAGGAATCGAAGGTGCAGATGTTTCTCCATGGATGGAGCCTTTTACAAATGCATTTAATTGGGTAAAAGATCGATTATAA
- the pth gene encoding aminoacyl-tRNA hydrolase has translation MKYLIVGLGNIGAEYELTRHNIGFLVLDRMADNEGVKFEMNKLAYTSEIKYKGRTLHLIKPTTYMNLSGKAVNHYLQEHKIPLENLLVITDDLALPYGKIRLKPKGSAGGHNGLKNIEQLNGGQKYPRLRFGVGDEFAKGRQVDYVLSPFSQKEMDELVLNIDRTIEAVYSFCTIGMERTMNQFN, from the coding sequence ATGAAATACTTAATCGTTGGACTTGGAAACATCGGCGCTGAATATGAACTCACGCGTCACAATATTGGCTTTCTCGTATTAGATCGGATGGCTGACAATGAAGGTGTGAAATTTGAAATGAATAAGCTTGCCTATACATCTGAAATTAAATACAAGGGAAGAACATTGCACCTTATAAAACCAACCACATATATGAATCTAAGTGGTAAGGCGGTCAATCATTACCTTCAAGAGCATAAAATTCCTTTGGAAAACCTTTTAGTGATAACAGATGATCTTGCACTGCCTTATGGCAAAATTCGCTTGAAGCCAAAAGGATCAGCCGGAGGGCACAATGGACTTAAGAATATAGAGCAACTCAACGGTGGTCAAAAATATCCGAGACTTAGATTTGGTGTTGGTGATGAGTTTGCCAAAGGACGTCAAGTAGATTATGTGCTTAGCCCCTTCTCTCAAAAAGAGATGGATGAATTGGTACTCAACATAGACAGGACTATAGAGGCCGTGTATTCATTCTGTACCATTGGAATGGAGCGTACCATGAATCAATTCAACTAA
- a CDS encoding ABC transporter permease has product MKYYLRITLRNFLRHRVSSFVNLIGLTTGLTCAFFIYLWVQDEVSVNKFHEKDDRLYRVMEFQAYSNETFATNSTPGILAENLKIDFPDIKYAATTTWINKSLLSYNDDKYFKEDGYHVGEDYFNIFSYPLLAGNPDDVLKDKNSICISRDLAMKFFGEIDEAIGKTLRYEDDRDFIVSGVFENISKKSSYIFDFVVPFEDYKDDNDWVTHWGNNGPHTFIILEDGVEAEAVTEKIAGYIKLKDEETQNVELFLKKYSEQYLYGKYTNGVPDGGRIEYVRLFSIIAVFILIIACINFMNLSTARATKRAHEVGVRKAIGADRKTLITQFIGESILITLFSMTLAYMLVLVLLPQFNFITDKQISLELTPQLVTFSIVTVFVTGIMAGSYPALYLTHFNPVKVLKGDIKSSAGEIWARKGLVIFQFTITIVLIVGVIVIYKQTEYAFTKNLGYDKDNVVFFSQDGGIADKRETFFTELRKIPGVSHAAGVSHNMLGQMSNTHGLEWTGKSPEERILFENIRVDEEFQQTMGMELVTGRWFDSKFGADTTKIILNEAAVGVMGFTPEEAIGENILLWDEYDLEIIGVLKDFHFQSIHQEVNPAFFRLESTWNVAVRLEAGREMTAMADIQSLYESFSPGFIFEYEFLDKSYQELYSSERRIGTLSSYFAGFAILISCLGLFGLATFTAERRLKEIGIRKVLGASVGNIVMMLSKDFTRLVGVSIIIAVPISYYFMDKWLENFAYKIDLSIWIFLGTAIVSLMIAWLTVSSQALRAANVNPSKCLKDE; this is encoded by the coding sequence ATGAAATACTACCTACGCATCACCCTAAGGAATTTCCTGAGACACAGAGTATCATCATTTGTAAACCTGATTGGACTCACTACTGGTTTGACTTGCGCCTTTTTTATTTACCTCTGGGTACAGGATGAAGTAAGTGTCAATAAATTCCATGAGAAAGATGATCGGTTATATCGAGTAATGGAATTTCAAGCATATTCCAATGAGACATTCGCAACGAACTCGACACCAGGTATTCTTGCTGAGAATCTCAAAATCGATTTCCCCGATATCAAATATGCCGCTACCACTACCTGGATAAATAAGTCGCTTCTATCCTACAACGACGATAAGTATTTCAAAGAAGATGGTTACCACGTTGGTGAAGACTATTTCAATATCTTTTCATACCCACTATTGGCTGGTAATCCAGATGATGTACTAAAAGATAAAAATTCAATCTGTATATCACGAGACTTAGCCATGAAGTTTTTTGGTGAGATAGATGAAGCCATTGGAAAAACACTTCGATACGAAGATGACCGTGACTTTATCGTTTCAGGTGTATTTGAGAATATTTCCAAAAAATCATCTTACATTTTTGATTTTGTCGTCCCTTTTGAGGATTACAAAGATGATAATGATTGGGTTACACATTGGGGAAATAATGGACCTCATACATTCATCATTTTAGAAGATGGAGTAGAAGCTGAGGCTGTCACTGAAAAGATAGCAGGCTATATAAAACTGAAGGACGAGGAGACTCAAAACGTAGAATTATTCCTGAAGAAATATTCAGAGCAGTATCTATATGGAAAATATACCAATGGAGTTCCCGATGGTGGTCGCATAGAATATGTTCGCCTATTTTCCATCATCGCGGTTTTCATTTTGATTATTGCATGTATCAATTTCATGAACCTTTCCACCGCTAGAGCTACTAAGAGAGCTCATGAGGTTGGTGTTCGGAAAGCAATAGGTGCAGACAGGAAAACGTTGATTACACAATTTATTGGTGAGTCCATTTTGATAACTCTGTTTTCAATGACGCTAGCCTATATGTTGGTCTTGGTATTGCTACCACAGTTTAATTTTATCACAGACAAGCAAATTTCATTGGAACTAACACCTCAGCTTGTTACTTTTTCAATCGTCACCGTATTTGTTACAGGGATCATGGCGGGTAGCTACCCAGCTTTATACCTCACACATTTTAATCCTGTTAAAGTTTTAAAGGGAGATATAAAAAGCTCTGCTGGCGAAATCTGGGCACGTAAAGGCCTAGTTATCTTCCAATTCACCATCACAATAGTTTTGATTGTAGGAGTTATTGTTATTTATAAGCAAACGGAATACGCATTCACCAAGAATTTGGGATATGATAAAGACAATGTAGTCTTCTTCAGTCAAGATGGTGGCATAGCTGATAAAAGAGAGACCTTTTTTACAGAATTAAGAAAGATTCCTGGTGTTTCACATGCAGCTGGTGTAAGTCATAATATGCTTGGTCAAATGAGCAATACTCATGGCTTGGAATGGACAGGAAAGTCTCCGGAAGAGCGAATCTTATTTGAAAACATACGGGTAGACGAAGAGTTTCAGCAAACTATGGGAATGGAGTTGGTAACTGGAAGGTGGTTTGATTCAAAATTTGGTGCTGATACCACTAAAATTATATTAAACGAAGCGGCTGTCGGCGTAATGGGGTTTACACCTGAAGAAGCCATTGGAGAAAACATACTTCTTTGGGACGAGTATGATTTGGAGATCATTGGTGTACTAAAAGATTTTCACTTTCAATCCATTCATCAAGAAGTTAATCCAGCATTCTTCAGACTAGAAAGTACCTGGAATGTTGCTGTAAGACTCGAAGCAGGTAGGGAAATGACAGCCATGGCTGATATACAATCGCTGTATGAATCATTTAGTCCTGGCTTCATCTTTGAATATGAATTTCTGGATAAAAGTTACCAAGAGCTTTACAGTTCGGAGAGACGAATTGGCACACTCTCCTCCTACTTTGCTGGGTTTGCTATTCTGATTTCATGCTTGGGTTTGTTTGGACTAGCTACTTTCACGGCTGAAAGAAGACTTAAAGAAATAGGCATCAGAAAAGTCCTTGGTGCATCTGTAGGAAACATTGTGATGATGCTATCAAAAGACTTCACACGATTGGTAGGAGTTTCCATAATCATAGCAGTACCTATCTCTTATTATTTCATGGACAAATGGCTCGAAAACTTCGCCTATAAAATTGATCTCAGTATCTGGATTTTTCTTGGGACAGCCATTGTTTCTTTGATGATTGCCTGGCTAACAGTAAGCTCTCAAGCACTAAGAGCAGCTAACGTCAATCCATCTAAGTGCTTAAAAGATGAATAG
- a CDS encoding 50S ribosomal protein L25/general stress protein Ctc codes for MKTVEIIGYKRANLGKTEAKRLREEGMVPCVVYGGERQIHFYAPMILFRDLVYTDEAHFAMLTIEGEPEPFEAIIQDVQFHPVSEIIMHADFLQLFRGTPIKMDIPVHPEGIAPGISQGGKLIRKIKYLQIKALPKNMPEFISVDVSELGLGKSIKVGELTTGEYEILNSPLVTLAGIEVPRALKGKDVEDEEEGEGEEGAEGAEAPAAEGASES; via the coding sequence ATGAAAACTGTTGAGATTATAGGGTATAAAAGAGCAAATCTCGGCAAGACTGAAGCGAAGCGTTTGAGAGAAGAAGGAATGGTTCCTTGCGTCGTATACGGCGGTGAGAGACAAATCCACTTCTACGCTCCGATGATCTTGTTTAGAGACCTTGTATACACTGACGAAGCGCACTTCGCTATGCTAACCATTGAAGGGGAACCTGAGCCATTCGAGGCGATCATTCAAGACGTTCAGTTCCATCCGGTAAGTGAAATCATCATGCATGCTGATTTCCTTCAATTATTCAGAGGAACACCTATTAAAATGGACATTCCTGTTCATCCAGAAGGAATCGCTCCAGGAATTTCTCAAGGAGGTAAGCTGATTAGAAAGATCAAGTATCTTCAAATCAAAGCTCTTCCTAAGAACATGCCAGAATTTATTTCAGTGGATGTATCCGAATTAGGATTAGGTAAGTCTATCAAAGTAGGAGAGCTAACAACTGGGGAATATGAAATTCTAAATAGTCCACTTGTAACGCTAGCAGGTATCGAAGTACCTAGAGCACTTAAAGGAAAAGATGTGGAGGATGAAGAAGAAGGTGAAGGTGAAGAAGGAGCTGAGGGAGCAGAAGCACCAGCAGCAGAGGGAGCTTCAGAATCTTAA